The DNA segment TATCGGTGGTGATCCAACCGGACACTTCGTCGTTCTGTACGGATACGATCCCGAAACCGAAAACGTACAGATCGCCGATCCCCTGCACCCCAATCCCATTGCACCGACCAACCATTACGTGGCGGCTCGATCGCGGGTGACAGCGGCAATCTTGCTGGGAATCCTGACTTACGATGCTAACCTCCTTACCATCACACCGCGCGATAGCGCGAAGAGAGTTCCTGAATGAGTGTCGTTCTCGTAGCCGAATCCAGAGACGACTGGTTAGGCGGTTTTGAGGGCGTTCAGACGATCGATCCAAGTGAGTACCTTTCACACTCCGATGGGGATCTTCGCCGTGGAACAAAAATTTACAACCTCTGCCGCTCCTATTCCTATCAGAGCATGGGGTATTACGTATCGTTGCTTGCCGAGGCTCGCGGCCAACGACCGATCCCCGACGTGATGACGATGCAGGACCTACGCGGAGTCGCCGCGGTGCGCCTGATCCCGCAGTCCCTTGAGGATGTGATCCAAAAATCATTACAGTCGCTGACCGCTGACGACTTCACGCTAAGCGTCTACTTCGGTGAAAACCTTGCCAAGAAGTACGACCGCCTAGCGAGAGAGTTGTACGGCCTATTTCAAGCACCACTACTCCGCTTTCGATTTTCGCGAAGGAGCAAATGGAGACTACGCCGGGCCTCCGCGATCGCGTTAAATGACATCCCGGTCAGCCATCGTGACTTTGTTGCATCCGCCGCCACACGGCACTTTGCCCGAGGCAATTCGCGCCGAGCCAAACGAGTCACCTCACGTTACGATTTGGCAATCCTTCATAATCCGGACGAAGGCCAATTGGCTCCGTCCGATCCCGTTGCACTCAAACGGATGCTTAAGGCGGCTGCACGTCTGGGGATCGCTGCAGAGTTGATCACACGAGAAGACGCGGGACGGTTGCTTGAATTTGACGCGTTGTTCATACGCGAAACCACGGCGATCAGCCACCACACGTATCAACTCGCCAGACGAGCTGAAGCGGCGGGGTTGGTTGTCATCGACGACCCGCTGTCGATCCTGCGTTGCACGAATAAGGTCTACCTCGCCGAACTGCTAAACCGGGCAAAAATACTAACACCGAAAACGATGGTCGTGCATCCTCGCAACATGGATCAAGTCGCCGAACAGCTGAAGTTCCCCTGTGTACTGAAACGCCCCGACAGTGCATTCAGCAAAGGGGTCGTCAAAGCAAACGATCCCGCCGAGTTAAGTGCTCGACTAGCTGAATTCTTTTGCGATTCGGAACTTGTCATCGCGCAGGAATACATGCGAACCGATTTCGACTGGCGAATCGGGATCCTAGACCAACGGCCTCTGTTCGCGTGCAAATACCACATGGCCCGTGGTCACTGGCAAATCGCGAAACATGCAGGAGACGAACAGACCAAGTTCGGTTCGGTCGAAACATTGCCTGTCGAATTGGCGCCACGAAAAGCGGTTGCAGTGGCTCTTAAAGCCGCAAATTTGATTGGAGACGGTTTTTATGGAGTCGACGTTAAAGAAGCCGAGGGTAAGTTTTTTGTCATTGAGGTAAACGACAATCCGAACCTCGATGCCGGCGTTGAAGATACGGTGCTGCGCGACGACCTTTACCGCCGCATCATGGAATCGTTTATTCGCCGGATCGAACAACGAAAACAGCCCAGCCTCCAGCGAATCCCCTAAAACATGTTTCAGAGGCTCCCCTCCGCATAACAGCCCACAACGCGTTTCGTTTCAGTCCAAGTTGTCCCAGCCCTTATTTCGCTTCTTAAGGCTTATAGATGTCGGTCCGCTCTTTTGGATTGTTTGAAGTTTTTGGCATTGAACTGGAATACATGCTGGTCGACCACCAGACACTTTCAGTAAAACCGATTGCCGACCAGGTCCTGGCTGCAATGGCAGGGTTCTCGTCAGGCGACGTCGAACGGGGCGCGATCACATGGTCCAACGAATTGGCGCTTCATGTGATCGAACTTAAAACCACGCACCCGGTCAAATCACTGGCAAGTTTGGCTGGCATCCTTCAAGAAGCAATCGACGACATTCGACCGATCTTGGACCGATTCGGCGCTCGCTTGCTGCCTTCGGCTGTTCATCCCTGGATGAATGCAAGCCAGGAAACTCGTCTGTGGCCTCATGACTACCACCAGGTCTACCAAGCCTATCACCGGATTTTTGACTGCCACGCCCATGGTTGGTCGAACGTCCAAAGCGTGCATTTGAATCTGCCCTTTCACACAGCGGAAGAGTTCGCTCAGTTGCATGCCGCCATCCGCCTGGTGTTACCGTTGCTGCCCGCGCTGGCGGCCAGTTCTCCCGTCCTGGAGGGAAGACTAACCGGACAACTAGATACTCGAATTTCGTTGTACGAAAATCACTGCCGGCAAGTCCCTTCATTGACGGGGCAGGTCATTCCCGAGGCAATATTTGACGAAGCGACCTACCGCAGCCAAATTTTGAATCGGCTTAAAGAGGACATCGCCCCGCACGACCCTGACGGCGATTTGCATGTCGATTTTTTGAATGCCCGTGGTGCGATCGCTCGTTTCGATCGCGGGTCCATCGAAATTCGTTTGATGGATGTTCAGGAATTCCCGCAAGCCGACATTGCGATCTGCGCAGCAGTCGTCGCCGTCGTTCGAGCATTATGTAAAGAGCGTTGGCTGCCTACGGCTGAACAAATGCTGGTCAACACGACACTCCTAAAAACAATCTTAGACCAGACGAGTAAAACGGCTGAAAACACTGTGATTGATGACGCCCTATTCCTCCGCCATTTCGGAATTCAGTCCAATTCGGTAACGGCAGGCCAATTATGGCGAGAGGTAATGAATTCGCTTCGCACCGACGATCCCCAGCTGAAGGCTCTCTTTCCGGAAATCGACGCATTGCTTTCCAAAGGCCCCCTAGCAAGCCGCATCGTGGCAGGGATTGGAGGTAACTTGACCAAGCCTCACCTACGGAGGGTCTACCAGGAGCTTGCAAATTGCCTGACCGAGGGGCGACCCTATTCACCTGCTCCAGCGAGTCAAAACCAATGACGACGCAGTCGATCTCCGTGATCGTCACCTGTGAACATGGAGGCAATCGAATCCCATCTCCGTACGGCACGCTCTTTCGGTCGGCCATCGCACAACAGGAATTGCAAAGCCACCGCGGGTACGACCCTGGAGCTCTCGCGATTGCGAAGATTCTTGCCAAAACATTTGCTGCCAACATTTTTCACAGCACGGTTTCGAGGTTGCTGGTCGACCTAAATCGATGCCTCGATTCCCCACAGTTGTTCTCGGAATTCGTTCCGGAGAGTGTCGAACAACGAAGTGAAATCCTTCGCCAGCACTACACTCCGTATCGACGACAGGTTACCGATGAAGTTGCCGCAAAGATTAGCGAAGAGGGCAGGGTGGTCCACCTATCGATCCACACTTTCACCGGTCAGTTTCGCGGAGAAGAACGAGACTTCGACATCGGAGTTTTATACGATCCCAAAAGGTGTTCAGAACGCAGGTTCGCGGAGAGAACGCTTGAATCGTTAAGGCTCCGAAGGTTCGCCGCGTTTGCCAACCGCCCCTACCTTGGGACCGATGATGGGCTGACAACCACGCTTAGGCAAACGTTTGCCGCCGATCAGTACATCGGCATAGAAATCGAAATCAATAACCGAATCGCAAGTCTTAGCGAAGCGACTCAGACCGATTGGGCGAAGCGTATCGGATCCGCCTGCATGGACAGTTTGCTGGACGCTGCATCCGAAAGATAAAACGCAACTGCAGCCATTGGCGGATTTCAATTGGGATGCTGTGATGCAAGGCATTGGACCACAAAATCCCAACCCGCTGCGTCAGCGAGAGACAGCAATCACGGAAAGCGATCCCTCGCTTACGCATTTTGAAGTTGCGTTTTAGAGGTGATTGCTGTGGTCAATCGTCCTGCTTTCCGAACTCTTGCGGAGGCCTCAAATCATTCGGCTATTCCAGCACCTTTTTAGCTCCAAGTATCGAGAGTTCCGTTTCCGGGCTCGCCCTGGCGGACTCGCAATTGGCAGCTACCTTATTGGGCGCTCAATAGGCTGTTCTCCGCTATCACCAAAATCGCAACGATAAACTTCCTGTTCCACACGGATTCGCGGTCGCCCAGTGAGACTACAGAGTCGCCAAATTTCGATTCAGCATATTGGCACCGTAATACCGTCGATACTTTGCCTTGCGTTCCAAGTCGTGAATGACGGTTTCTGTAAAATCGACGCCGGTGAGCGCTTTGCAGCTTCCCAAGCCTCCAGGGCTGAACACGTTGATCTCCATCAGCTTATCTTCCACGATATCCAAACCGACCAGGAACATTCCATCCTGCACCAGTTTCGGGCGAACCATTTCAACCAATTCCAACATTTTGTCCGTGACTTCTGCTTCGACTCCTTTACCGCCCGAGTGCATGTTGCTGCGAGCGTCGCCCGTGTCGTTTCGGCGGCGGAAAGCCGCGTATTTCCCGTCTTGTTGTAGCGGGCGACCATTCAGCACGAACATCCTGACATCTCCGTTGATGGCAGCGGGCAGGTACTCCTGGGCAATGCAGTAACCATCACGGATCACCGCTTCGATCATCTGATTCAAATTAGCTTTCTCATCTTCGCCGATCAAGAAGACGCTCTGCCCACCCGACCCCTGCAACGGCTTAATGACAACCTTGTCGTGCTGCTCGGCGATGAACGCCTTAATGTCGTTGGCATCGCGACTAATGCAGGTCCGAGGCCGCACCTGTTCTGGAAAATGTTGAAAGTAGGTCTTGTTTAGGGCGTTTGCCAAGCTGAATGGATCATTCAGCACGATCACCCCACGAGACGCGGCAAGCTGCCCAAAAAGAATCCCTGTGGTTTGAGCCCACGGTCGATCGGTCGCATCGTCGGAGGGATCGTTTCGAAGCAACAATACATCAAGATCATCTAGGCTGATCCGTTGGCTCGGCTCGTCCGGATCTTGAATCTTTCCAAGATACTCTTTGAGCGAATCATACTTGCCACCGTTAGCGGATCGAACATGTGCCTGTATCGATCCATCAGGTGCATAAATAAAGTCGCCGACCCCCAACAAAAAGCTCTCGTGCCCCATGTTCACGGCGGACATCGCCAATCGCGTAGTGGTGAAGCCCGATTGTTCAGTCATGACGTCATTGACAACAAATCCAATTTTCATCAATCGGTATCCGTAAGGTTGAGGACCGAC comes from the Roseimaritima multifibrata genome and includes:
- a CDS encoding RimK family protein, which gives rise to MSVVLVAESRDDWLGGFEGVQTIDPSEYLSHSDGDLRRGTKIYNLCRSYSYQSMGYYVSLLAEARGQRPIPDVMTMQDLRGVAAVRLIPQSLEDVIQKSLQSLTADDFTLSVYFGENLAKKYDRLARELYGLFQAPLLRFRFSRRSKWRLRRASAIALNDIPVSHRDFVASAATRHFARGNSRRAKRVTSRYDLAILHNPDEGQLAPSDPVALKRMLKAAARLGIAAELITREDAGRLLEFDALFIRETTAISHHTYQLARRAEAAGLVVIDDPLSILRCTNKVYLAELLNRAKILTPKTMVVHPRNMDQVAEQLKFPCVLKRPDSAFSKGVVKANDPAELSARLAEFFCDSELVIAQEYMRTDFDWRIGILDQRPLFACKYHMARGHWQIAKHAGDEQTKFGSVETLPVELAPRKAVAVALKAANLIGDGFYGVDVKEAEGKFFVIEVNDNPNLDAGVEDTVLRDDLYRRIMESFIRRIEQRKQPSLQRIP
- a CDS encoding glutamate-cysteine ligase family protein translates to MSVRSFGLFEVFGIELEYMLVDHQTLSVKPIADQVLAAMAGFSSGDVERGAITWSNELALHVIELKTTHPVKSLASLAGILQEAIDDIRPILDRFGARLLPSAVHPWMNASQETRLWPHDYHQVYQAYHRIFDCHAHGWSNVQSVHLNLPFHTAEEFAQLHAAIRLVLPLLPALAASSPVLEGRLTGQLDTRISLYENHCRQVPSLTGQVIPEAIFDEATYRSQILNRLKEDIAPHDPDGDLHVDFLNARGAIARFDRGSIEIRLMDVQEFPQADIAICAAVVAVVRALCKERWLPTAEQMLVNTTLLKTILDQTSKTAENTVIDDALFLRHFGIQSNSVTAGQLWREVMNSLRTDDPQLKALFPEIDALLSKGPLASRIVAGIGGNLTKPHLRRVYQELANCLTEGRPYSPAPASQNQ
- a CDS encoding N-formylglutamate amidohydrolase is translated as MTTQSISVIVTCEHGGNRIPSPYGTLFRSAIAQQELQSHRGYDPGALAIAKILAKTFAANIFHSTVSRLLVDLNRCLDSPQLFSEFVPESVEQRSEILRQHYTPYRRQVTDEVAAKISEEGRVVHLSIHTFTGQFRGEERDFDIGVLYDPKRCSERRFAERTLESLRLRRFAAFANRPYLGTDDGLTTTLRQTFAADQYIGIEIEINNRIASLSEATQTDWAKRIGSACMDSLLDAASER
- a CDS encoding glutathione synthetase encodes the protein MKIGFVVNDVMTEQSGFTTTRLAMSAVNMGHESFLLGVGDFIYAPDGSIQAHVRSANGGKYDSLKEYLGKIQDPDEPSQRISLDDLDVLLLRNDPSDDATDRPWAQTTGILFGQLAASRGVIVLNDPFSLANALNKTYFQHFPEQVRPRTCISRDANDIKAFIAEQHDKVVIKPLQGSGGQSVFLIGEDEKANLNQMIEAVIRDGYCIAQEYLPAAINGDVRMFVLNGRPLQQDGKYAAFRRRNDTGDARSNMHSGGKGVEAEVTDKMLELVEMVRPKLVQDGMFLVGLDIVEDKLMEINVFSPGGLGSCKALTGVDFTETVIHDLERKAKYRRYYGANMLNRNLATL